A stretch of Komagataella phaffii GS115 chromosome 2, complete sequence DNA encodes these proteins:
- a CDS encoding Component of the RSC chromatin remodeling complex, whose protein sequence is MSYLSKSPRPESALSRKNPTNIIGSSVPEPSIIPKPIDIPTLDEQDQEYLKNNNYLKNESSFKYTGLPGLNNPGPNLQYRLKMAFKSGLSEEVDWAVDTCLQASVQQPGLLNLRANPWLIDELAANLSCSIFDPSETVNHNIERTLNVVVVLRNISQDTDNSSVVALNPRVKEILLLILDNKIHLQVSMLDDLFEASKELLRYSVDLIETISSYISPAPKDDPMFLSLISILLKSTDRSLVITTLRSLSRLMVRSNLTKPFGADDITDEVLDNVSSYLMLTSTTAVRDSFNDDLILASVDFLYQYCLPGGIRVLNLLKNEKRALLIKSILPRLLTYGLNFQTEFTNELPMLKLNKRVRPPAPAHPPQLTADLYSAIDQLGEPARATVWMRCCYYAVEDGEVTQISLWRSYEKQFGDSSSKRLLPAVDFIKNVSNAFPSSSAVVIKLDNDQRKFIIKGIKPREYPVRVRVGEMEALRQPLPRESDKLAKDNIEASQESITLFNYSSNVSISLTEINTSAALLLNCLTESETGGKLLEGSKELLLEKVLQVPSLLEHIQPSLMSL, encoded by the coding sequence ATGAGTTATCTAAGTAAGTCGCCCCGGCCAGAATCCGCTCTTTCACGAAAGAACCCTACTAACATCATAGGCTCTTCAGTTCCAGAGCCTTCCATCATACCTAAACCGATCGATATTCCGACGTTGGAtgaacaagatcaagagtacttgaaaaataataaCTACCTGAAGAATGAATCAAGTTTCAAATATACAGGGCTTCCCGGTTTGAATAATCCCGGTCCCAACCTCCAATATAGACTGAAAATGGCCTTCAAGAGTGGCTTGAGCGAAGAAGTTGACTGGGCCGTCGATACCTGTTTACAAGCTAGTGTTCAGCAGCCTGGCCTCTTGAATTTGAGGGCTAATCCTTGGTTGATAGATGAGCTCGCAGCAAACCTCAGTTGCTCCATCTTTGATCCTTCAGAAACTGTTAATCATAATATTGAACGAACCTTGAACGTTGTGGTTGTACTGCGAAATATATCTCAGGATACAGATAACTCGTCAGTCGTCGCATTGAACCCTAGGGTTAAGGAGATATTACTTCTAATCCTTGACAATAAAATTCATTTACAGGTCAGTATGCTGGATGACCTATTTGAAGCCTCAAAAGAATTGTTGAGGTATTCGGTGGATCTCATCGAGACGATTAGTTCCTATATTTCACCTGCTCCGAAGGATGATCCGATGTTCctttctttgatatcaatcCTACTAAAATCAACTGACAGATCATTGGTGATAACAACGTTGAGATCACTATCCAGACTGATGGTAAGATCTAATCTAACCAAGCCTTTCGGTGCTGACGATATAACTGATGAAGTATTAGACAACGTCAGTTCTTATCTAATGCTTACTTCCACGACAGCCGTGAGAGACTCTTTCAACGATGATCTGATACTCGCAAGTGTTGATTTCTTATATCAATATTGTCTACCAGGTGGCATTAGAGTTTTGAACTTGCTGAAAAACGAAAAACGTGCATTGTTGATTAAGAGTATTTTACCAAGGTTGCTTACATATGGATTAAACTTCCAAACTGAATTCACCAATGAGTTGCCTATGTTAAAACTGAATAAAAGAGTCCGGCCTCCAGCTCCTGCTCACCCGCCACAGCTGACTGCTGATCTGTACAGTGCTATAGACCAGTTGGGCGAACCAGCAAGAGCAACTGTATGGATGAGATGTTGTTACTACGCTGTAGAAGATGGTGAAGTCACCCAAATATCATTATGGCGCTCGTATGAGAAACAATTTGGCGACAGTTCAAGCAAGCGACTCTTACCAGCGGTggatttcatcaagaatgTCTCCAACGCTTTTCCTAGCAGTTCCGCCGTAGTCATCAAGTTAGATaatgatcaaagaaaattcatCATAAAGGGAATCAAACCCAGAGAATACCCTGTCAGGGTGAGAGTGGGGGAGATGGAAGCTTTAAGACAACCCTTACCTAGAGAAAGTGATAAACTAGCGAAAGATAACATTGAAGCATCACAAGAGTCCATTACTTTATTCAATTACTCCTCCAATGTCAGCATTTCGTTGACTGAAATTAATACATCTGCTGCTCTTCTTCTCAACTGTTTAACGGAGAGCGAAACCGGAgggaaacttttggaagGATCCAAAGAATTGCTTTTAGAAAAAGTCCTACAAGTCCCTTCCTTATTAGAGCACATTCAACCTAGCCTTATGAGTTTATAA
- a CDS encoding Subunit of the heterohexameric cochaperone prefoldin complex which binds specifically to cytosolic c, with the protein MSQQKVDLTTLPPQQIFEFKRQIQQEVQHLQSSIQALNTAKAKFNECIANIDRVSKSPENDILTPLTSSLYVPGKIVDNDKFLVDVGTGYYVEKNVEDAKEFYKLRIDKLNQDSEQLTQMIQEKINIMKSVDNVLKQKIQQEEKSRQQTTQA; encoded by the exons ATGTCACAACAGAAAG TCGACTTGACCACATTGCCACCGCAGCAAATTTTTGAGTTTAAAAGACAGATTCAGCAGGAAGTTCAACATCTCCAATCGTCTATTCAGGCCCTCAACACTGCAAAAGCGAAATTCAACGAATGCATTGCCAATATCGACAGGGTGTCAAAGAGCCCAGAAAATGACATATTGACTCCTCTGACTTCATCCTTGTATGTTCCTGGGaaaattgttgataatgACAAGTTTCTTGTGGATGTTGGAACTGGTTACTATGTCGAGAAGAACGTGGAAGACGCCAAAGAATTCTACAAGCTCAGAATCGATAAATTGAACCAAGATAGTGAACAGCTAACCCAAATGATCCAGGAAAAGATCAACATCATGAAAAGTGTGGATAACGTTCTGAAGCAGAAAATTCAGCAGGAGGAGAAGAGCAGACAGCAGACCACGCAAGCATGA
- a CDS encoding Single-stranded DNA endonuclease (with Rad1p), cleaves single-stranded DNA during nucleotide excisio has protein sequence MSGADDGKDKTDTTSFEAILAGVKRLREQDQNKDAKQGSEKLKIPLKRLPKRSLPTPKSDQIQNVKTTEDAAPVSSAPVTSTTTSKVIRMDNTPSNLAIRHQKKTGKTTFNSIQVNKSQTGNPLLKHLKTVSWEFSSNIKQVDYLVNSQTFVLFLSLKYHKLHPEYIMNKIKSMNGNDTSFTNNNLKLLLVVVDIDSHEDILRELTKTCVNNDLSLVLSWSFEEAANYIVYLKQYELSDLSESTLINNSKQDSSSYNSLVKSVTSIRNITKTDAVNLISEFGSLRELVNANPESMSAVQGMGDIKVNRWASVVEDQFVLNKEYT, from the coding sequence ATGAGTGGTGCTGATGATGGGAAAGATAAAACGGATACAACATCGTTTGAGGCTATTCTTGCCGGGGTTAAACGTTTAAGagaacaagatcaaaataAAGATGCAAAGCAAGGCTCCgaaaaactcaaaattCCGTTGAAACGGTTGCCTAAAAGATCCCTTCCTACCCCCAAATCCGACCAAATCCAGAATGTTAAAACTACAGAAGATGCTGCTCCCGTATCGTCTGCTCCCGTAACATCTACTACTACAAGCAAAGTCATTCGCATGGATAATACCCCTTCAAATTTAGCTATAAGacatcaaaagaaaacaggAAAGACAACCTTTAACAGCATTCAAGTCAACAAGTCGCAAACCGGTAACCCATTGCTGAAACATTTGAAGACAGTTTCTTGGGAATTCAGCAGCAACATCAAGCAGGTAGACTATCTAGTAAATTCCCAGACATTTGTTTTATTtctgtctttgaaataccATAAGTTACATCCCGAGTATATCATGAATAAGATCAAGTCGATGAATGGAAACGATACCTCTTTTACCAacaacaatttgaaactGTTGCTGGTGGTCGTCGATATCGACTCTCATGAGGATATTTTGAGAGAATTAACCAAAACTTGCGTCAATAACGATCTTAGTTTGGTACTGTCCTGGtcctttgaagaagctgcaAATTATATTGTCTACCTGAAACAATACGAATTGAGTGACCTATCAGAGTCAACTTTGATTAATAACAGCAAGCAAGACTCTTCGAGTTACAACAGTCTTGTCAAATCCGTTACCTCTATAAGAAATATCACTAAAACAGATGCGGTAAACTTGATATCTGAGTTTGGAAGTTTGCGAGAATTGGTAAATGCTAATCCGGAGTCAATGTCTGCGGTTCAAGGAATGGGTGATATTAAGGTGAATAGATGGGCCAGTGTTGTTGAAGACCAGTTCGTGTTAAACAAAGAGTATACTTGA
- a CDS encoding D-Arabinono-1,4-lactone oxidase, catalyzes the final step in biosynthesis of D-erythroascorbic acid codes for MSFVPQELAGFAVPKVVHTTWAKTFVCHPELYFQPSTLEEIQLLVKSALKHQKTIMTVGSGHSPSDMTMSDEWLLNLDKYSSILKVDEHDMYTDVTVEAGIRVYQLNELLAKKGLAIQNLGSISEQSMGGIISTGTHGASPLHGLVSQQLVDITLVNGLGEVVKCSPTDKPELFRAAMLSLGKIGIIAQLTIRTVPRYAIKSYQEVISFKTLLDIWETVWTSDEFVRVWWFPYSKRCVLWRASKSVEEYKNPRSSWYGTKWGRLTYEFLLWVCVHVYPKLTPIVERFIFSKQYGNKETLGHGTTAVQESVEGLNMDCLFSQYVNEWAAPLNNGPEILRSLERSIDTAAHNGDFFVHAPIEVRCSNTTYNNEVGEPDVSHRHIDTKGPVIGNNLRPYLDTTPELSWVPKDKITNSQLTLYINATMYRPFRTSVPIGKWYRIFESSLEAAGGKPHWAKNFIGSEEWAGGELKSDGYKDGEMKGFAVKMRDWYGDDLVKFNQVRREQDPNGVFCSGRSWAVRNGIII; via the coding sequence ATGAGCTTTGTGCCCCAAGAACTGGCTGGGTTTGCAGTACCTAAGGTTGTGCATACCACCTGGGCCAAGACATTTGTATGCCATCCAGAGTTATATTTTCAGCCATCCACACTCGAGGAAATTCAGCTGCTAGTGAAAAGTGCTCTCAAACACCAAAAAACTATTATGACTGTTGGATCTGGCCATTCTCCCTCTGATATGACAATGTCCGACGAATGGCTGCTCAATTTGGACAAGTATTCAAGTATTCTGAAGGTAGACGAACATGATATGTATACCGATGTCACAGTGGAGGCGGGTATTAGAGTTTATCAGCTGAACGAACTTTTGGCTAAGAAGGGACTGGCTATCCAAAACTTGGGTTCAATTTCGGAACAATCAATGGGTGGTATCATTTCAACTGGAACCCATGGTGCCTCTCCCTTGCATGGTTTGGTTTCTCAGCAGCTCGTAGATATCACTCTGGTAAACGGCTTGGGAGAGGTTGTTAAATGTTCTCCGACGGATAAGCCAGAGCTATTCAGAGCTGCCATGCTGTCTCTGGGAAAAATCGGTATTATTGCTCAATTGACCATTAGAACTGTTCCTCGATACGCTATCAAATCGTACCAGGAGGTAATCTCGTTTAAAACCCTACTCGATATCTGGGAGACTGTCTGGACGAGTGATGAGTTTGTTCGTGTATGGTGGTTCCCATATTCCAAGAGATGTGTTTTGTGGAGAGCTTCTAAATCCGTGGAGGAGTACAAAAACCCCAGAAGCAGCTGGTATGGTACTAAATGGGGAAGATTGACCTATGAGTTTTTGCTCTGGGTATGTGTGCATGTTTACCCCAAGTTGACCCCTATAGTTGAGAGGTTTATATTCAGCAAACAATACGGAAATAAGGAAACCCTGGGACATGGAACAACGGCTGTTCAAGAGTCCGTTGAGGGTCTGAACATGGACTGCCTGTTCTCGCAATATGTCAACGAATGGGCTGCTCCTTTGAACAACGGACCGGAAATCCTGAGAAGCTTGGAACGTTCCATAGATACAGCTGCCCATAATGGAGACTTTTTCGTTCATGCTCCAATCGAAGTTCGTTGCAGTAACACCACATACAACAATGAAGTCGGGGAACCAGACGTTTCCCACAGACACATTGATACAAAAGGGCCAGTCATCGGTAACAATCTCCGCCCATACTTAGACACGACACCTGAACTTTCTTGGGTACCCAAGGACAAAATTACAAACTCACAATTAACTCTGTACATCAATGCAACCATGTACAGACCTTTCAGGACCAGTGTTCCGATCGGAAAATGGTACAGGATCTTTGAATCTAGCTTGGAAGCAGCTGGAGGCAAGCCCCATTGGGCTAAAAACTTCATCGGTTCTGAAGAATGGGCCGGTGGAGAATTGAAATCTGATGGATATAAAGACGGGGAAATGAAGGGATTTGCTGTCAAGATGCGTGATTGGTATGGAGATGACTTGGTGAAATTCAACCAAGTTAGGAGGGAGCAAGATCCTAACGGCGTGTTCTGCTCAGGGAGATCATGGGCCGTGCGTAATGGGATTATTATTTAG
- a CDS encoding Fe(II)-dependent sulfonate/alpha-ketoglutarate dioxygenase, involved in sulfonate catabolism for use has translation MSITAKLSTVNLNTDKEAKQAAINDKKIRYGGDVVHFSPGTDIVREDGVLTVSKQAQAESKYPQWLPTWDPKLRFDDEPRFSHVDRGFFADPELKRLFPQGGDHKLKNLTPKLGTEVEGVQLSQLTPEQKDDLALFVAQRGVVVFRDQDLRDRPLEEIKKFGQYFGPLHIHQTSGAPDGFPEFHIVYKRPGASKALENKISVPAWHSDTTYELQPPGTTFSVLSKVQKQVETHCLLMQLKLTSAALSQGSIQRKNFTPETVHPLVRYHPVLGKRSIYANKVFGTRIIGLKQEESDLILDFIQFFIAAALDLQVRANYKPGTVVAWDNRTVYHSPVFDFDYDAPVRHCFRITPIAERPVGSKEEYESWSPNGEEKTVEEWEELYAGGVPDLKTVLSS, from the exons ATGTCCATTACTGCTAAACTCAGTACGGTAAATCTTAATACTGACAAGGAAGCCAAACAGGCTGCCATCAATGACAAAAAAATTAGATATGGTGGAGATGTTGTGCATTTTTCACCGGGGACCGACATTGTTCGAGAAGATGGGGTTCTAACTGTTTCCAAACAGGCTCAAGCTGAGTCTAAATATCCTCAATGGCTGCCAACCTGGGACCCCAAGCTACGTTTCGATGACGAGCCTCGTTTCAGCCACGTTGATCGTGGTTTCTTTGCCGATCCCGAGCTGAAACGATTGTTTCCTCAAGGCGGAGACCATAAGCTCAAGAATCTCACCCCTAAACTGGGAACTGAGGTTGAGGGAGTCCAACTGTCTCAATTGACCCCAGAGCAGAAGGACGATTTGGCGCTTTTCGTCGCCCAGAGAGGTGTGGTTGTCTTTAGAGACCAAGATCTGCGAGACAGACCCTTGGAAGAGATTAAAAAGTTTGGCCAATACTTTGGTCCTCTTCATATCCACCAGACATCAGGCGCTCCGGACGGATTCCCGGAATTTCACATTGTGTACAAAAGACCAGGCGCCTCAAAAGCATTGGAGAACAAGATCAGTGTGCCTGCATGGCACTCTGACACCACGTACGAGCTACAGCCACCGGGAACAACTTTTTCGGTGTTATCGAAGGTCCAGAAGCAGGTGGAGACACACTGTTTGCTAATGCAATTGAAGCTTACGAGC GCGGCTTTATCCCAGGGATCTATCcagagaaagaatttcaCTCCTGAGACAGTTCATCCTCTAGTCAGATACCATCCTGTTTTGGGTAAAAGATCTATTTACGCTAATAAGGTTTTTGGTACAAGAATTATTGGCCTTAAACAGGAGGAAAGTGATCTGATTCTTGACttcattcaattcttcATTGCTGCTGCTCTGGATTTGCAGGTACGTGCAAACTATAAGCCAGGCACTGTTGTTGCCTGGGATAACAGAACTGTTTACCACTCCCCTGTTTTCGACTTTGATTACGATGCACCAGTAAGACACTGTTTCCGTATTACGCCAATTGCGGAGAGACCTGTAGGATCGAAGGAGGAGTATGAATCCTGGTCGCCCAATGGGGAGGAAAAAACAGTGGAAGAATGGGAAGAGCTGTACGCAGGCGGAGTCCCAGACTTGAAAACTGTTTTGTCTAGTTGA
- a CDS encoding Essential protein required for maturation of Gas1p and Pho8p, proposed to be involved in protein tra, with the protein MVEDKTELLKTPLHGVYIPCALIVFGVAIHDYHFIPHTLLVLGLFVGIRLLIAYNKRASIQSDKWNDFELIDKTVVSKNSAIYRFKLYRDEEILDIPVGHHLACQINVDGKNEVRYYTPISSQFDQGFFDILVKSYKDGSVSKAFASLNQGQTVKFKGPVGRMSYKNNMASEIGMIAGGSGITPILQVLSYITTTPEDTTRINLLFANEYENDILLRDEIDELARIYPFFDVHYTLTHPPENWDGDVGYVTKEMIEKYLPPPTKTSKIFISGPLEMKKLCLELTEELGFDKGKLNSDQNDQVFCF; encoded by the coding sequence ATGGTAGAGGATAAAACAGAATTGCTCAAGACACCCCTACATGGAGTGTATATCCCCTGTGCGCTCATCGTGTTTGGGGTTGCAATCCATGACTACCACTTCATCCCCCATACCCTACTGGTTTTGGGGTTGTTTGTTGGTATTCGTCTATTAATAGCCTACAACAAACGTGCTTCAATACAAAGTGATAAATGGAATGATTTTGAGCTAATAGATAAAACTGTCGtctccaaaaattctgCTATATATCGATTCAAGCTGTACAGAGACGAGGAAATTTTGGACATACCTGTTGGCCACCATCTAGCCTGTCAAATCAATGTTGATGGTAAAAATGAAGTGAGATACTACACCCCCATTTCCTCCCAATTTGACCAAGGGTTCTTTGATATCCTGGTGAAATCTTACAAGGATGGTTCCGTTTCCAAAGCCTTTGCCTCGTTGAATCAAGGGCAAACTGTCAAGTTTAAAGGCCCCGTTGGAAGAATGTCCTACAAGAATAACATGGCTTCAGAGATAGGTATGATTGCTGGGGGGTCGGGTATCACTCCTATTCTCCAAGTTTTGAGCTACATAACTACTACTCCTGAAGATACCACTAGAATCAATTTGTTGTTCGCAAATGAGTACGAGAACGACATATTACTACGTGACGAAATTGACGAATTGGCCCGCATATACCCATTCTTTGACGTTCATTACACCCTTACTCATCCTCCTGAGAACTGGGATGGTGATGTCGGATATgtcaccaaagaaatgatCGAAAAGTACCTCCCTCCCCCCACGAAAAcctccaaaattttcatctCTGGTCCATTAgaaatgaagaagctttGTCTGGAACTGACAGAGGAACTTGGATTTGATAAAGGAAAGTTGAACTCTGACCAAAATGACCAGGTGTTTTGTTTCTAA
- a CDS encoding F-box receptor protein, subunit of the Skp1-Cdc53-F-box receptor (SCF) E3 ubiquitin ligase complex, which produces MEEEEVNSLGNRIATASPLPDNVPVRGLPELPSEVLVTIFSFLDPMTLDGLSLVCKRWKMVINDNELWRENFIKFFGSKQFQSLTRSTQWRTELLMRKELAQRWIKGKGMYHTYAVRNGVITDIAADFRNDKLVLFSKNTGDLTITSLRSNKGETPITGVFPNGTTSCELSKNAMIFGRWDGKVYLKLLNQKNVYLNDSISLKESTHEGIVTVTKINKDSIAGKHGSVRAFSGDHRGRVIGWDLKNYQKVVDWPISNASITNIESNYQDCVIVRDQLGIIYVIDHNLKDSKGPMRSPRIIKTEKIDENATFSMQVDFGDENIVISYENKVRVYSYSLHMFGHFSELEVAEDDQVYRTVISQMNLQCCRKDDTLAGHDGLLCGTIFKSGKTVIWNVRSWEDQQPIPIIHVIVPKFQHYVYLNEDSPRVVSLDINSSVIIFGSHNSYCSLYDAVSGEFMRFVSRKLPRKILLHDQILPVTETLLDKEDNFATNGVIVMGNIIQYFQFGEQKNYDKFKKKMARNSLKRAGVDDRKVKNRRHIKDDVEDFTFQQIQEQQKSELLDKYNGDSFEDEEEEMSIAIALSESLKVKERAEGSEEEEEELKRALELSRSQSAILGDEVVGHEDPTLNSEDRELNYALDLSKRETQRSNIFPDGEGSSSRIESDLDNTSNNDDEMELALKLSLIEH; this is translated from the coding sequence atggaagaagaagaggtgAATTCTTTAGGCAATCGAATTGCAACGGCGAGTCCTTTGCCCGACAATGTGCCCGTACGGGGGCTTCCAGAACTCCCCTCTGAGGTTCTGGTCACAATCTTTAGCTTCTTAGACCCTATGACATTGGATGGCCTTTCTTTGGTTTGCAAGAGGTGGAAGATGGTTATCAACGATAACGAACTGTGGAGAGagaatttcatcaagtttttcGGGTCTAAGCAGTTCCAGTCACTAACAAGATCTACCCAATGGAGAACTGAGTTGCTAATGAGGAAAGAGTTGGCACAGAGATGGATCAAGGGAAAAGGGATGTACCACACCTATGCTGTCAGAAACGGTGTGATAACTGATATTGCAGCGGATTTTAGGAATGATAAACTGGTTTTGTTTTCTAAAAATACTGGAGATCTCACAATAACGAGCCTTCGAAGTAATAAAGGCGAAACCCCAATCACAGGAGTGTTCCCTAATGGAACAACAAGCTGTGAACTATCCAAGAACGCCATgatatttggaagatggGACGGAAAAGTTTATCTCAAGCTGTTAAACCAGAAAAACGTGTATTTGAATGACTCCATATCCCTTAAAGAGTCGACCCACGAGGGTATAGTCACAGTGACCAAGATTAATAAAGATAGCATCGCTGGCAAACATGGCAGTGTTAGAGCATTTAGTGGTGATCATAGAGGAAGGGTGATTGGCTGGGACCTAAAAAATTACCAGAAAGTTGTTGACTGGCCGATATCTAACGCTTCGATTACTAATATCGAATCCAATTATCAAGACTGTGTGATTGTGAGAGACCAACTGGGAATAATTTACGTTATTGACCATAATCTGAAAGATTCTAAGGGACCCATGCGATCACCAAGAATTatcaaaactgaaaaaatcGATGAGAATGCCACTTTTTCTATGCAAGTGGATTTTGGAGATGAAAACATAGTAATATCATACGAGAATAAAGTAAGGGTTTACTCGTATAGTCTGCATATGTTTGGGCATTTTAGTGAGCTTGAAGTTGCCGAAGATGATCAAGTTTATAGAACAGTCATAAGCCAGATGAACTTGCAATGTTGTAGAAAAGACGATACATTGGCAGGTCACGATGGACTTTTATGTGGGactattttcaaatcaGGGAAAACGGTAATTTGGAACGTCCGCTCGTGGGAAGATCAGCAGCCAATACCTATAATACACGTTATTGTGCCGAAATTCCAGCACTATGTGTACCTGAACGAGGACTCGCCCCGCGTTGTCTCTTTGGATATCAACAGTTCTGTGATCATTTTTGGTTCTCACAATTCCTACTGCTCTTTGTACGACGCTGTGAGTGGAGAGTTCATGAGGTTCGTCTCAAGAAAATTACCTAGGAAGATCCTACTTCATGACCAGATTCTTCCCGTCACTGAAACACTGTTGGATAAAGAGGACAATTTTGCAACTAACGGGGTCATAGTAATGGGAAATATTATCCAGTATTTCCAGTTTGGAGAGCAAAAAAACTAtgacaagttcaaaaagaagatgGCCCGCAACAGTCTGAAACGAGCAGGTGTTGACGACAGGAAAGTCAAGAACCGAAGGCATATTAAGGACgatgttgaagattttaCGTTTCAACAGATTCAAGAGCAACAAAAGTCAGAATTGCTGGATAAGTATAATGGTGActcatttgaagatgaggaagaagaaatgtCAATAGCCATAGCTTTGAGTGAAAGCTTGAAGGTAAAGGAGAGAGCAGAGGGAAGcgaagaggaagaagaagaattgaagagagCATTAGAGCTCTCCAGGTCTCAAAGTGCCATCTTGGGTGATGAAGTCGTAGGACACGAAGACCCAACGCTAAATTCAGAAGATCGTGAATTGAACTACGCACTAGATctctccaaaagagaaaccCAAAGATCAAACATTTTCCCTGACGGTGAGGGgtcatcttcaagaataGAGAGTGACCTGGACAACACATCAAATAATGACGATGAGATGGAGTTGGCTCTAAAATTGTCTTTGATAGAGCATTGA
- a CDS encoding S-adenosylmethionine decarboxylase, required for the biosynthesis of spermidine and spermine: protein MTLHSVAVPDFINHELSTTLDSTNAFEGPEKLLEIWFAGSAEEMEDDGLRQIPLEDIESLLELVNCEILSKISSSSFDSYLLSESSLFVYPHKLILKTCGTTTTLNCFDKLFDLMKTHLQWDLSSRSPYRIFYSRRSFMFPSQQKHVHQSWQSEVEWLNKYFGKSSSKVYIVGDLSNDHWYLYLNGTDGSHMPSPPSSPNDFKGKDETFELLMTELDPVKCERFMTDIRVDQFSDVNLDIDDYGHVIGMKTLKETGIDSFFSKERSKHDAFAFKPCGFSSNSIVDKDYYYTIHITPEEAFSYASFETNYPKLADKTQLINQILSFLNPGKFVMVFVQEVDEDEVLSNDFMNLKRFNLEGYTKVDNIIYDLKFNYKLIYSQFEKIKQ, encoded by the coding sequence ATGACATTGCACAGTGTCGCAGTCCCtgatttcatcaaccaTGAACTCTCAACCACTCTAGACTCAACCAACGCTTTCGAAGGTCCCGAAAAACTTCTGGAGATCTGGTTTGCTGGCTCTGCTGAGGAGATGGAAGATGACGGACTTAGACAGATCCCGTTGGAAGACATTGAATCGCTTCTGGAACTGGTCAACTGTGAAATCCTTTCTAAGATTAGCTCCTCCAGTTTTGATTCGTATTTGTTGAGTGAATCTTCGCTGTTCGTCTACCCCCACAAGTTGATCCTCAAGACATGTGGAACTACTACCACGTTGAACTGTTTTGACAAGTTGTTTGACCTCATGAAAACCCATCTCCAGTGGGATCTCTCGAGTAGATCTCCTTATCGTATCTTCTATTCCCGAAGATCTTTCATGTTCCCCAGTCAGCAGAAACATGTTCATCAAAGTTGGCAGAGCGAAGTTGAGTGGCTGAATAAGTACTTTGGAAAATCGTCCTCCAAAGTTTACATTGTCGGAGATCTTTCCAATGACCATTGGTACCTCTATCTGAATGGAACTGATGGAAGCCACATGCCCTCTCCTCCTTCGTCCCCCAACGATTTCAAGGGCAAagatgaaacttttgaactGTTAATGACAGAGCTTGACCCCGTGAAATGTGAAAGGTTCATGACCGACATAAGAGTTGACCAGTTCTCAGATGTCAATCTTGACATCGACGATTATGGCCATGTCATTGGaatgaaaactttgaaagagacGGGCATCGATTCCTTTTTCTCCAAGGAAAGATCAAAGCATGACGCATTTGCCTTTAAACCGTGTGGTTTCTCCTCCAACTCCATTGTTGATAAGGACTACTATTACACCATCCATATCACCCCGGAGGAGGCATTTTCCTATGCCTCGTTTGAGACTAACTATCCCAAACTGGCAGATAAGACACAGCTAATCAACCAGATTTTGTCATTCTTGAACCCAGGCAAATTTGTCATGGTATTTGTCCAAGAGGTCGATGAAGACGAAGTACTTTCAAATGATttcatgaacttgaagagGTTCAATCTGGAAGGCTACACCAAGGTGGACAATATCATTTACgatttgaagttcaatTATAAGTTGATCTACTCCCAATTCGAAAAGATTAAGCAATGA